The Peromyscus maniculatus bairdii isolate BWxNUB_F1_BW_parent chromosome 3, HU_Pman_BW_mat_3.1, whole genome shotgun sequence genome segment CTAGATCTCTCAGAACCAGAGCTGCTGCAGGTTGCCCCTCTGGGCTCGGCTGGCCTGGCCTGTTTTACAGCTATGCACCTACCCTGATCTCCGGTAACCACACGTGGCCTCTGGAAAGCCAAGTTAATTTTCATTAGTTTTAATTAATGCACGCCCCTCGTTTGGGCCCTCCAGCCCCGTCTCTGGGAGTATATaggggccatctctccaaattCACCTCCAATCTGGAGGTGGCTCCAGTGTCCACTGAAGGATCTCAATGAGTTGATTCTAAAATCCCGGGAAACAACTATCTGTGAAGGATGTGACATGTCTTAATACCATGACACATGAGGGGTTGGGAGATggcatttacacacatatatatatgcacgggcacacacatgtgcacactcatgaacacacacatgcacagcagaTGTATGAAAGTGTAATGGTTAGGCCTGATGGTAAGGGTTGGCTTTTGGCTCAGTGGTGAGCACTTGTCTAGCctttgcaaggccctgggttcagtccccagcagggaaaaataattagaagaacagaaaacaaaacacagaaagaaaaagcaatttcAAACACAAAGGCACTGGTGGCTGCACTAAGTGAAATTAAACCCATCCATCAGATAAGAGCAAAGCAGCTAAAGCTAATTAGATGCTTCACGGGGTCCTTTTCATTGTGTTCAAATTATATCTACAAAGGAAAACTCTAATAAAGACGAGAAAGACAAGGAGCCAGCAGGGGACATACTTGTAATTCTGAAAGAGTCATCCTTAAGAAGGCCTCATGATGATAGATCCTCAAGTGACAAACACTGAacatcaggaggctgaggcaggagggtcctaAGTTCAAGGCTTGCTAGGGCTgcacagtgtgagttccaggccggcctgggCCGTTttgtgagctcctgtctcaaaagggaagTACTCGCCAGTGGTCCTAAATTCAAAACCTAGAACTAAAAAAAGTGACAGTGAAGAAATGGTCAAATAACCTGAAAGGTGTGTTACAGAGACGAAACAGCGAAGTGCTAGCAGAAAATACAAGTTAAATGGTGACATAATCCGCACTCTGCCCGGAGGAAGCAGGGCAGTACCGAATGGTGTGGGTGGGGAGCAAGCACGGTCAGATCCAGGGGTGGGAAACAGGTACAGCCCCTTTTCAAACACGAACTTGGCAGCCCTGATGCCAAAGAAAGTCTCTACTCAGGAGCCTACAATTCCACTCAGCTGTCACCCTGAGAAGGCGCTGGGACAGTCCACACACAGTGTCATGTTTTCAGAGACATGAAGAGGCTGAAGCAACAGGCCAAATAACCTTCAGAGGACCATGCTGGGGTGCACCCCCATGTGACACACGGGAAAGAAGGTCCGTTATCACCGGCAAGCGAGACCTTCAACAGCCAACCACTGACTGGGAGGTCCTAGGTTGAAGTCATCTAGCCCAGGCCACAAGTGATGAGAACCAGGTCAAGTAACAACACCACCTATATTTGTCCTTGTACTCTGCACATACCAACCTTGCATTCTTAGAGTCTGGAAGGAGGTATCATCAGCACCAGCCCTGttttacagatgtggaaaacACATAGTAGGTCCACAGAGAAAAAGACCTGGATGGGCTGGGGTTCAGTCATCAAGAGCTTGCTGTGCAATGATAGGGACtggagtttgatgcccagcactcaAAGCCTAtcgtcccagtgctggggaggtggagccagagcactctggggctcactggccagccagcctgcctaGCTGAATCACTGACTTCCAGGATTAGttagagactccatctcaaaaaggTGGACAATAAAAGACGACACCTGACATCAGCCCCGGTCCCCACATGCATGCACCTCAACaagcaggatctctctctctcacacatgcgcgtgtacacacatgcacacacacaatggagaGGCTCCCACAGTCAACGATGACACATCCTGAACTGTAAGGCTTTTGCTGTGAGGCAGGATACATTGGAGTGTTAAGTGATGATCGATGGAGAAAGAATCTACGAAGGCCAAAGCTGGTTGGTCAAGGAGATTGTTTCCCTGTGCCTTCTGTACCCTACTGGAGGCCTCCACCCATCCACTCTGCTGTAACCCATTACTCCAGCCCGGGCTGAGAGGCAGTCCTGGAGCAGGGCAGTGTGTAGGAGTAGCAAGGCCAATGGAGGACACATGGACTAAGCAGGAGACACTCATCAGTGACCTGTGCACTCTGGCTGTGGCTTACTTGAACAGTGGCAGGGTTGGCTCTTACATGCAGCAGGCTGCAGGTAGGGAATAGGTTACAGGAGCTACTCTCGTGGCAGATGTGAGGGATCTAAGACTCAGCTGCTGAGGGCTATATACCATTCCCTCCCCACCAGGTCCCTCTGTTGTCCCAGTCCATCTGCACTGCTAGGGATGCTCAAAATCATGCCATCCTAGTctcagaggagcagcagggagCAGCGAGGTGTGGCTCAGATGTGGCTGGCCCCCACTGTGCCCCACTACCCTCCTGTGGCCCTTCTGGGAAACTCCCAGGGTGTATGCTTGTAAGCAGCAGGCAGGCTGAGTCACATGCTTTCCAGGTCCACAGCCCCCAGGGAGACCACACCAGGCTGGCGTCTGATGACCCCAAACCCCAGAATCCCCAGGGAAGGAAATGTGAAATCTCAGGTTAAACAAGAGCTGCCAAGGTCCCCTCTGAGGGTGTGCTCGGCCCTCCCCACTTCCCATGCTATTTTTGACCCTGCTAAGAATAGTTTACTTTAAATATCCACCTCTTACCACGGCTTGGCTCTCAGGACCGCCCAGCTGCACCTTCCCTGAGCCCCTCCAGAGCAGCCACTCAAATGGCCCAGTCTACTGTGCTGTCAGCTGCAGCCTACAGACACAAACCTGCCACTGGCTCATTCCAAGACCTTTGTGCTTTCATATCGGCCCTGAACCTGGCACCTGAGGCTGAGCCAGCTACGGGGACACATGGGTGGGCATGATGCATGATGGCTAGGGATttaccacagaaatgtccccactcTGCTATCTAGTCCAGGAACACCTGCCATCTCCACAAATGGCCCTTGGAGGAGCTGGGTCTCCCAGGATTCAAAGCTGCTCTGACCACAGACATGGCGCAGCATCCTGCCTTGACCTTACAAAGACTGCCTGAAACCTCTGCCTCGGTGGGGACGTGCTCAGAGGCTCAAGCGGGGAGGAAGGTGAATTTGCCTCTTGCCTGCTCTGCCTGGGCCCAGGGTTGTGACTACCAAGGCCATGTGGGTCTGTCTTCCATGCATGAAAGGGGACTCACTTGTTGAAGAGATTCAGGCCAATTCGGTAATGTCTCTTACGGATGACATCATTGCTGAAGGCTGGCGAGTCCCAGCTGTTGCGGGTCTCCTTGTGGTAGGTCTGCTTGCTGAGTGTCTGTTCCCGCAGGCTGTCCCGAGACGAGGACTCGGAGCTGCAGTTTATGGTGTCGTTGGAGTTGGATGTGCTGTTGATGCTGTCATTGTCCCCATCTGAGTAGTCAGACTCAGACTTGCTCTGCCGGTTGGCTGAACCATTGATGGCCAGGTGGCTCTCGAGAGGTCTGGGGGGCCGAGGCCGCAACTCAGGCTCCTCCCGGGGGAGGCCTTTGGGGGGGCCACCGTGGGGGCCGTGCTTGGGGCTGCCTTGCTGTCCACCGAGGCTGCGCTCATAGgcactctgcctcttgagtgagcTTCGATCTGAGCGGTCACTGAGTTCCACGGAGCTGTCACTGGGTGGCTCAATGGTGAGCAGGGGAAGGTGCTCCACTCGCAGCCGCGGCTCTGGCCGCTCCAGCGACGGTGTGCTTCGGCAGCTCGTGTCTGTGTCGGCCTTGTCCTCCTTGTGGGCCAAGGCCCAGTAGTCCTGGGCTGTACCCCCAGCCCTTAGCCGCAGGTCCGACTCTGTGCTGGAAGGCCGATCCCCAGCCTGTGAGAGCGGTAGAGGGGGTGACAGCTCTTCCTCATCAATGTAGAGGGTGACGTCACTATACGAGGCTGTCATCTCATCCAGTTTGCGGTGGTCCATGCCATGCAGGCTCTGCTTGGGCTCAGTGTCCCGGGCCCGTGCTGTGTCTGGGGCTGGTACCTCCTCACTGTGTAGGCTGCGGCAGTTGAGGGCATCGTCGATGGACTCGGCCAGGGACTTCACCTGCCGGGAGAACGCATCCTCCAGTTCCGTGATGGCGTCTGCAAAGTCACTGGAGGGTGCTGGAGACTTGAGGGCTGGGTCGCTAAGGTCTCCACATTCTGACGGCACCAGGGCCCCCAGCTGGGAGCCATCATTGGTCACAGAGACTTGCTTGCCCTCAAAGTAGGAGCTGTGCACCTTCTCAGGGCCCTCGAAGGAGAACTGCATCCTCATGTTGGACAGCACAATGCGGCGTGACATGCGGTTCTCCGACATGGAGCTGCGCAGGCGCTCAAAGTTCTTGTTCATTTGGTACTGGCGGAACGCCGTCTGGATGGTGCGAGCTGCATGGCGGGTCACAAGGCGTCCCCCATACTTGCGTTCTAGCATTTCCACCTGGTGGGGTAAGGAGAGGAGAATGTGGGCTCTGTGTGAAGGTACAAAAATAGATATCTACCCTTTTCTATGCTCCATAGGGATGTAACCTGGGATGGTCTCACCACATCCCCAGGTTGCTTGAGATTGCTGGATGATTTCAGTGTCAAAGGGGACAGATAAATGCCAAGATAGGGTAAAGGTGGTGCACACATGTACTGAGAATCCCAATACCTCTGGCCACAGAAGCTATGGGCCCTGGAGGTTTTCTGAAGATATTATCTACAGATGTGACCCCAGAGCTGGGGAACCTGAGGCATGAGCAGGTCAGTACCTAGTCAGAGGGCCTGGCTTGaccttggctctgcctcttatCACCTCTGGCTGAGCCTTGGAACCATGAAGTTCCCCATTTCCTTAACTGTGATGCAGGGCAGCAGTAGGACCCACTTTCTAGTGCTCTGGTGAGCTCACAGTGATGGAAGGCAGGTGCTTGCACAGGCCGGGGACAGCTGGATGAAGACCTCAGCCCCATTCCTAGGTAGCAGATGCAGCTGTGAGGTCTCTGTCCTTGCTATACAGAAGGCTGAGCTGAGGCCTAGCGAAGACTTGGCAAGGCTGGCCCTCCCTCTTAGCTGTATGGCTCCATGAGCTCTGATGGGCATGGTTGTGAGTTGGGAGGGGTGCTGGAGTTGGGAGGGGTACTGGGCAAGCTCTCAGGCACCCCAGCTCAACAGCTCTCAAGAGTGACCCATGGCCTCGTGAAATCTCAGGCCATGCAGTCTGCCCAGCCTGAGGGCTAATCCTGAGTCTGGATCCTGGGTGAGTAGGAAACACACTCAGCTATAGCCTGGTCTGCAGGAATCAGTGATGTGTCTCTGGCTACTGGGGCAGGGCTGTATTTTGCAGGGATGGAGAGGGTTCAGGTTCCCAGGACCAGGAGAAATCCTGACTCCACATGTCTGCACTGTTAGAGCCAGCATCTATCTCATCAGGCACGGCAATGCAAAAGGGAGACACACAGGTTCCGGCCCCGGGGGCAGAGAATGTGTGGGGTTAAAAAGACGCACAGTCTGGTAGGGAACACGAGAGACACTGAGCAAAGCCAGGGCTGTGGCCCAAGCCTGGGAGAGCCAGGAGGCTCTGGGGGGTTCTTTCCCTGCCACCCAGAGATGGCTGTACTGCCACATCAACAAACAAAACTACTACTGGCTGAGTGGTCAAAAAGCTCAGGGTCAGGAAGGGACAAAAGCTGAACCTGGGaagcccccttccttccttcaatccCCTGCCTAAGAAGGCCTTGGCCTGGAATCCCTGCCAAGGGCTTCAGAGATACCAGAGTCACCAAAGCTTATTCCAGGGCCTTCCTTGATGCCCTGGACCTTGGGGACAAGGGTCCATCCTGCTTTCCAAGTCCCCCCCTAAGTCTGTGTGCATTGTGTTGAATGATGGCTCATTAGGAGGGCAGAAATGGGCTCTGTGATGAGTCACCAAGAAAGCCCCTCTCCGCCCCTCCCTAAGTGGGCACTGGTTGGCCCAACTCCATGGTCTCTCACTCCTGAACTCAACCATGGCTATCCTGCCTTATGGTCTGGAAAGTGACACGAGGCCCCATCTATAGCTCTTCTGGGACCCAGGGGAGGGAAAAGCAACTCACATTTGCTACCCATGGGATGCCAGGGACTGgaccacaccctcacacagatctTACTGTACTGAGACGAGGGACTCCGCTACCTCTGCTCTCAGATGACGTAAGGGAAGCTAGTAGCCAGGCTTTACAGCCAGTGGCAGGGAGGCCTGCCCCGGGGCCAGGCCTCACACCCTTATGCGCTTATTGCTGAGGATTATCTCAAAGCAGCGCACGTGAGGAGGATCCAGAGGAATTTTCTTCCACAAAGCACACCTGCCACCACTCAGCGACTTGAGGTCATTCCCTGATCCCCATGCAGGCCGCTGGCTCTcagggatgaggcaggagaaggcGTGGAGGGTTGGATTAAGGAGAATGCAGCTGGTTTCCCACCGGACTCTTTTCACTAGGATGAGACTCCCACCTTCCCCTCACAATTCTCATGAAACCTACCCTCCTCCTACTTTTGCCTTGCTTGCCAGGAAGCTCAGGCGGCATGGCATACTTCATGGCTGCTAATGGTAactcctcttgcctctgtgccAACTCTTCCCTGccaccttttctctctctcatacaccaAGGTCATTCTTGCCCCAAAGCCTTGGCATATACTGTTAGCTCTTCTCCAGGCGGCCAGTTTTCAGGCCAGCCACCGTCATCTGATGCAACCAACTCTCAGAGTCCCTctacttcttctcctcccagaactATGACCCCCAGGGTCTGTGTCATTTCCTGCAGTGACAGTGTCTTAACTGCTGACTTGTTTGTCCATCCACTGTCCAGGAATGTCACTCAGGTGCAGCAGTCTCATCTTGCAGGCAGTCCCTGTCCCATTATCTGGCACCAGGGGAAGGAAATTCAGCTATGGGTGGAATGAAGGTGAACAGCTGCATATTTGTGGCATGTAATCATCCCTACATGCCGCCTCAACCTTGCCCAATTCCATTTCATGGTCCTGTGCAGATGACTTTTACAACGAACTCTTCAGGGatcactgtggatctctgcacagCTGAGAAACTCGGTAGAGGCTGTTCCGCCTGCTGCTGGCCTGGCAAAGGCATCAAGGCCCACAGCTGTGGGGGAAGAGCTGCTACTAGGCCTCGTGTGGGTCTCAACTAACAAGAAGGATAAAGCATGTGTGTAGAGGGGCAGGGCGATCCTATGTCACAGAGCATCACCCCAGGTATGAGAGGTCAAGACTGAGGGCTGTCTGCCGAGGGAGAAGATCCACCCTGAGTGCACCCCACCATGCCCTCAGGACTGAGGCCCGTGGAGAACAAACAGAACAAAGTGGCCAGCACATATGGACGGGAGGGAGATCACATCTGTGGACTCTGGGAAGGGGTCCTGGTGTCAGTCCATGGCTGAGGGACTGCCAGGGAGACATGGGAGCCTGCCCAAAGCCCAGAGCTATGGAATGCCAGCCAGATGCTCTGCTTGTCCCTACACATCCACACAGCTCAGAGATCTCCTGAAACCTGGCATTGctcagagacacacacagcagGCATTCACTCCCACACCAGTTCTCTGCTAGGCACTGAACTGTGAGGATCTCCTCTGCTCACAGCGACCCCAAAAGTGCACCAGGCCACCGAACCCTGGGTTTGAGGCCCAAGGAAGAGCTGCAGCATTCAATAGAGACTTCCTCTAGAGACTGTGGAGCCACAAGCCATAGAGGGATATAATAAGTAGCCTTCCTCCATCAGGCCTTTCTTGGGCCCTAAGGACCTCCATGGCTACCTTGGCAACCTGTGGCCTGGTGGTGCTGGGCCACGACACTCAGACACCCAACATAGGCCCCAGGTCCTAGCAGTGAGGGATATGGAAACCTACAAAGGCAACATTTGAAGAGGAGTCTCTAAGTCCCCAGAAAGGATGTCAGTAATGTAAATCCCTTCCCACATTTCAGCAGAGCTGGGCTGGGAAAGGCTCTGCGAGAAGTGCAGGCAGGGCTCCTCTCATCCTCAGATGTGCACCCCAGCTGGTATCTGGAACCCATCACAAAGAGCATCTGGCAGCTGAGGCCTTGTGTCACTTGGGAGGCCATGCATTGTGGGCAGGGGCCCCTGCCACCTACCTGCTTGTCTTGCAGATCTGAAGAGAGCTCATAGCTCTCAGACAGTGACCGAGAGCGCTTGATGGCCTCCTCCTCAGCCTGCTTGCGCAGGACGGAGGTCGAGTGCTGCAACCGGGGCCTCCGTGTGCGCTGTTGTGGTCCTGGCCCTGCGTACAGCCCATAGGCACCCACTGATGTGTGCTCGTAgtggtctgggctcaggctggaacCAGGTACCAGGGGACCCTGGTGGTAGGCCGAGGGGCTGTCCAGCGATGTGCCAGTCTCGCTGCTGGGGGCCTCCCCCTCAACactgcagaggagagagaggagagacacacGTTAAACAGAAGAGCAGAACTTGGAGAGTAGGACAAGGAGGGGTGCCCCCAGGGAGCAGGGGCCCTGCAGAGCCGCCCCCTGCTCTGCATCTTCCTGGAGCTTCTGAACGACGTCCATGTTCTAACATCTGGCACACTGTTCTGATGGCTTCCCAACCAAGCATCAGCCCTCCCAAGACAGAGGTTTTGACCCACTATGGTGCTGATGGCCCCAGTGCTTAGAACAGAGCCTGGCCTGTGCTAGGTACTCACTGTGTTTTGAAAAACTAAGATCACTACCTCTCCTGCCACCTGAATTAAATGTAGGGCTGGTTTTATACCCCCATGTCCCCATGACTGTATTTGGAAACAGactattaaaaatcatttttctttctcttatatgtgtaagtgtatgtctgcatgtatatatgtatctgtgcttacagaggtcagaagaatgtccatctcctggaactagagttatagacagttgtgagccaccatgtggggtgctgggaactgaacccaggtcctctgttaagagcaagtgcttttaacagctgagctatctctctagctccctggAAACAGGATCATCAAAATGAAAGCCATCAGGGTGGATTCTAGTATAACTGAACTGGTATCCTTCTAAGAAGGGGAATGCAGGATACAACTGTATGGAGGAAGACTGTGAACACACAAGGAGATGGCGGCACACCAAACAGAGAGGCTCAGGAGAAGACAGCCAGGCCACACCTCCATTGCAGACTGGCAGCCTCCAGAGCTTGCAGATAATGAAGGCCTGTGGGTGAGGTCCACCTCTGGTATTTGTCATGGCAGGCTTAGAAGCAAACACAATGTTTCAcaaatgctttaaattttaacattCTCTGCAAGGAGGAACCATAGCTCCCTGTACAGGTGAGGACAGTGAGGCCCATGTAAACCCTGTCCCCGGTACCGCAGGCAGGAAATGGTTCCCTTCCACCTCACTGCCTTTTGCTCCACAGAGTTCCTTCATGCCAAGCAGGAGCAAGGCCAATTAGTGGGGACAGCGGGACTGGCTGTTGACTCATCCCAGCCCTGGGCCTGGAACATTCTATTCTGCACAGACACTCGTTTCCTCTACAGTCGCTTTTCAGTGAGGGATGGGAGAAGGAGACACTGACTTGAAGAGTCTCTAACACAAGCCCTCATCCTTTGCCAGGCTCCCTGTCCCTGTGCCACCAGACACTCGGGCGCTGGCAGGAACTTTAAAAGGCCTGTGATCCCTGGGGCAGGGCGGAGGGTCTGTAGAATgggcacagagagaaaagagcGAGGGCCCCACCCAGGCTGCAGTCCTTTCCAAAACGTCCCCTCTTCAGACCAATGAGGAACGTCCTGCGCTAAGCAGCCTGGCAGACAGGCTGCCCCTGCCCAGTTCTGCTAGAgtcctgttgtttgtttgttctccaGGGATAGAACACAGACTCCAGGGGGTCCCCAGGGTGGGGCCCGTGGAAGGGAGCCTGAAGCAGGCGGGGCCAAGGCTGCCTGCTCTTGGACTTGGACCACTCTGCACCAGGGACAGACGCAAATCTCAGCGCCTGCTTTCTGGCCTATGGCTCAGAAACAGGGTTCCGAGACAGCaactgcctctggcctccagggacagGCCACAGAACCTCCCGCCCTGCCCCAGTGGCTAAGGCATGGCAGTACTTCTCTGAGGACCTGGATGAGGAGCTGGGAGACATGCTTTGCCTGGCTCCGTCTATAGTTTTCCTTTCAGTAGTATTAGTAACTTAGTCCAGGAACCACCACCCTTCAAGGCTCTTTGGGTATCACAGAGCCTCCTGACCCCATGTTGCCCCTGTACCTCCACCAGTGTCCTTTGGgcccagtgggggtggggtggggaggaaatgtTAGATCTGAAAATTCTCTCACTGTCTGCTGAAACTTGGACAGCACTTTCCATTAAATGCTCAGAACGTCAACCAGCTGTCATGAGAAAGAAGGAATAGGGCCACCCGGGGTACAGAACAGCAGCCTCCACTGGGAAAGCCCACCCGGGCTCTCGGACACCAAAGCTGGGCCCCACTTCACTCAGGTGGGTCTGCACATACTGAGACGTATGTCCCTCAAATGAATGCACGTTCTGGTCAGGGGCTGGATCTGTGTGTACTGAACTGGGGGAAATACAGCCTGTGTCTTTTGTAGGGGATTTCAAACCAGCTGAGCCCTGAATCAGAAGGTGGAGAAGACAGCAGTCACCACCATCCCTGAAGCAGAGCCCGAAGCTCCTTGGTGGTCGACAGGCTGCACAGAACCACAAGGAGCTCAGGCAGAGGAGAGTGGGCTTGGCCTGGCCCGGGGTGCTGTCTCTGTCCCTCAAGCCCAGGGTGGACAGGCAGTGGCCAGAGGGATTCAGGTGTTTCTTGTCTGGCCCGAGAACAGCTTCAAGGGCAGGGCATTCATTGTTCCTGGCCATGGGTAGAGAGCAGGGCCTAAGCTGCCTGCAAGCCTGGGAGATCCAGTTGACCCAGTAGGCCTCAGCTTAGGGCAAAGGCGCTAAGGACAGAGATTTATCCCAGCTGGCTTTGTCTCCATGGATGAGACATCAAAGTGGGTGTCTGCCCAGAAGAGAACTTTGGGATGGGACTAGGATGAAAGAGGTCAGGGACAGACAGGAGCTTTCTGGAGCTGTGTTACTGCTCTGGGCAGTTTTGGGGCCAATAGGTTTGGGAGAGAAGGCCAGGTCTCTCCAGAGCTTCTCCTATGAGGTCATCAAAAGACAGCTCATCAGTGCCTCCTCCAGAGCCAACCCAGCCTCGTTAGGCTGAGGTCACCTGCTAAGTCTATATGAATGGAGCTGTGTGGTGGGATGGGCTTTCCACAgtccagaaaaacacactcaggaccagaaagatggttcagcaggtaaaggtgcttgctgccaaagcggacaccctgagtttgatccccaggacccatatggtggaagaagagCCTAGTCTCCTTTAAGTTGTCTGGATCTCCAACACATGCTGTGGTATGCAAGCAAGCAGGCACGCatgcatgaaaataaatgtaatgtaattaagaaaaagcctgctCTACTCCCCTCCACCACCATAAGAAAAAGAATGAACGACTTCACGGGGCTCTGCTGCACAAGTGAGGACAAAGCCAGGACCTTCCCCATGTGCCTCAAGGACCTGTCGTGACAGTGTCAGACACCAACAGAGGCTTTTCTTTATTGGAGCGTTTCTGATTTGAGGGGGCAAAGGTGACCTTTCTAAGCAGAAAGGCCCGGCTGCCAAGCCACTGTGCAAAGGCACTCTTAGGCCCACTGCTAGGACAGGCATGGACCAGTCTACTTTGATGGAACCTGGACATCCAGGGAAGGACCCAGGGTGACTTTTCTCTGTGGGGTCCTCCCAGAGCTTCTTCACGAGGTTGATTCCACTCCACCACGCGTTctttggggaggggggctgcAAGACCTGTCCCCTGTTGTAAAACAGCCGCAGAGGCTCACAGTGTCCTGAGGTACAGCAGTCTGCACTGAGATTTTTACGGTGCGGTGAGTCTGTGGGAGAGCCAACACCTCGGCTTACAGTATTTCCACTTAGAATATACTTCCTAGGACATCGCCATGCTGTAAGTGGAGGAGGGTTCTTCAGGTTAAGTCTCCATCCAGGACTCTGGGTTGGCAACAGCCACACCGGCTCTACATCCTGACctggcacttcctccagcctcctgagCCCTGGTTCTATTTCTTACCCTCCCTCCATCCCAGGTTCAGGTCTCTGGGGAAATTTCTCCCTAAATCCAGGTCCGTCAGACAGGATTGAACACCCCAATGTATGTCTTCAACGATACCCCTCAATCTACCGTGACTCTTCCTGACTCCTAGAGTACAGGCAGATCAAGGAATGGGATGAGACATGAATTCCACATCCCTGACAGTTCCTAACTGTTCagtttctagaatgttctatgGCAGTTAGGTGGCTGCTGCCTGTCACGTGTCTCAGATCTTCCTGGTTCAACAATCCTTCTTCTCGGCACATGCTAAGCCAAGAAGACCAACTCACAAAGGGGTAGATGCAAGGATTTTCTCACACCTGTGGCCTCTAAGCATGCAAGACTAGTAGAAATAAATCTAGATGCCCACCTAAAAGGGACTGACTGCAATTACTTGTATGCCCACACAAGGGAAGTAATGTCAAGATGCGGAAGATCTGACCTGACAGCTGTTCTTGTGAAGAGACCTGGAGATGTTTCAGCTGACTGTAAGATTGATGTGACCTGATGCCGTCACACAGCTAAGGAGGCCCGGCGCCGTGCTCGACAGAAAGCCAGGAGCAAAAATAGCCCTAGTGCAGCTGTCAGATCACAGCAGAAGCCTCTGCGTCCTGGAGCTAGGCTAGAGGTGGCAGACCTTTCATTTTCCCCTCACCAGCCCCTGCAGACATTGCTAATCTATCACTGACTCCCTCCTGCTGATCTTGGGTGGAGCTTCAGCAGGGTTCCACATAGATTCCCTACATCTGATCCTAGCTGGCATAAGAGACAGACCCTGTGGGTCAGACCCAAATTACTGCAAGCTGGGTCAGCTGAGCAAGCTAGGCCAGAAGCAG includes the following:
- the Iqsec1 gene encoding IQ motif and SEC7 domain-containing protein 1 isoform X15, with the protein product MACRRRYFVEGEAPSSETGTSLDSPSAYHQGPLVPGSSLSPDHYEHTSVGAYGLYAGPGPQQRTRRPRLQHSTSVLRKQAEEEAIKRSRSLSESYELSSDLQDKQVEMLERKYGGRLVTRHAARTIQTAFRQYQMNKNFERLRSSMSENRMSRRIVLSNMRMQFSFEGPEKVHSSYFEGKQVSVTNDGSQLGALVPSECGDLSDPALKSPAPSSDFADAITELEDAFSRQVKSLAESIDDALNCRSLHSEEVPAPDTARARDTEPKQSLHGMDHRKLDEMTASYSDVTLYIDEEELSPPLPLSQAGDRPSSTESDLRLRAGGTAQDYWALAHKEDKADTDTSCRSTPSLERPEPRLRVEHLPLLTIEPPSDSSVELSDRSDRSSLKRQSAYERSLGGQQGSPKHGPHGGPPKGLPREEPELRPRPPRPLESHLAINGSANRQSKSESDYSDGDNDSINSTSNSNDTINCSSESSSRDSLREQTLSKQTYHKETRNSWDSPAFSNDVIRKRHYRIGLNLFNKKPEKGIQYLIERGFVPDTPVGVAHFLLQRKGLSRQMIGEFLGNRQKQFNRDVLDCVVDEMDFSAMELDEALRKFQAHIRVQGEAQKVERLIEAFSQRYCVCNPGVVRQFRNPDTIFILAFAIILLNTDMYSPNVKPERKMKLEDFVKNLRGVDDGEDIPRETLIGIYERIRKRELKTNEDHVSQVQKVEKLIVGKKPIGSLHHGLGCVLSLPHRRLVCYCRLFEVPDPNKPQKLGLHQREIFLFNDLLVVTKIFQKKKNSVTYSFRQSFSLYGMQVLLFENQYYPNGIRLTSAVPGADIKVLINFNAPNPQDRKKFTDDLRESVAEVQEMEKHRIESELEKQKGVVRPSMSQCSSLKKESGNGTLSRACLDDSYASGEGLKRSALSSSLRDLSEAGKRGRRSSAGSLESNVEFQPFQPPQPPVLCS
- the Iqsec1 gene encoding IQ motif and SEC7 domain-containing protein 1 isoform X14 produces the protein MACRRRYFVEGEAPSSETGTSLDSPSAYHQGPLVPGSSLSPDHYEHTSVGAYGLYAGPGPQQRTRRPRLQHSTSVLRKQAEEEAIKRSRSLSESYELSSDLQDKQVEMLERKYGGRLVTRHAARTIQTAFRQYQMNKNFERLRSSMSENRMSRRIVLSNMRMQFSFEGPEKVHSSYFEGKQVSVTNDGSQLGALVPSECGDLSDPALKSPAPSSDFADAITELEDAFSRQVKSLAESIDDALNCRSLHSEEVPAPDTARARDTEPKQSLHGMDHRKLDEMTASYSDVTLYIDEEELSPPLPLSQAGDRPSSTESDLRLRAGGTAQDYWALAHKEDKADTDTSCRSTPSLERPEPRLRVEHLPLLTIEPPSDSSVELSDRSDRSSLKRQSAYERSLGGQQGSPKHGPHGGPPKGLPREEPELRPRPPRPLESHLAINGSANRQSKSESDYSDGDNDSINSTSNSNDTINCSSESSSRDSLREQTLSKQTYHKETRNSWDSPAFSNDVIRKRHYRIGLNLFNKKPEKGIQYLIERGFVPDTPVGVAHFLLQRKGLSRQMIGEFLGNRQKQFNRDVLDCVVDEMDFSAMELDEALRKFQAHIRVQGEAQKVERLIEAFSQRYCVCNPGVVRQFRNPDTIFILAFAIILLNTDMYSPNVKPERKMKLEDFVKNLRGVDDGEDIPRETLIGIYERIRKRELKTNEDHVSQVQKVEKLIVGKKPIGSLHHGLGCVLSLPHRRLVCYCRLFEVPDPNKPQKLGLHQREIFLFNDLLVVTKIFQKKKNSVTYSFRQSFSLYGMQVLLFENQYYPNGIRLTSAVPGADIKVLINFNAPNPQDRKKFTDDLRESVAEVQEMEKHRIESELEKQKGVVRPSMSQCSSLKKESGNGTLSRACLDDSYASGEGLKRSALSSSLRDLSEAVSALPATAASSAVLLSLGPEDCLWPLPARSPFQKGRSRRLTVGCV